In Dethiobacter alkaliphilus AHT 1, a single window of DNA contains:
- a CDS encoding PASTA domain-containing penicillin-binding protein, whose translation MRRNTVSNVTVKKRLIFLFFCMVLAIVALLLRLFWLQIVVAGELQAKAWDQWTRGDPVRAPRGDILDRNEQLLAGSASSVSILAYPAQIEDKEEAARKLAPVLDMEEEAVLERLQRQSSSVYLKRKMDEEDVLEIRKLEIRGIRFSLEPKRYYPHERLASQLLGFSGIDEGLSGLEYRYEEELKGRDGRAEFQTDGLGRQIPQGVQTFNPPIDGHDLILTVDQNIQFIMEQEMERAMLDWEPEEIIAVAVDPNTGGILGIAGKPDFDPNNYADYPPEQWQLTPVSSSIEPGSTFKLVTLAAAIEEGEFHAEEGFFCSGSMQVAGSTIGCWTRSRGGHGAINFTEVVLGSCNPGFITLGQRIGSEKHMHYLEAFGFGRRTGIDVMGEGLGIMFTPEQFGPVEAATTSFGQGVSVTPIQQLMAVAAMINGGYLMTPYVVDEIRDSEGNVVRKTEPQVVRRVVSEETSQEVRRIMELVVTEGSGMNAHVEGYRIGGKTGTAQKVGPGGVYISGEYILSFIGFVPAEDPQILLYIAVDNPQGVPQWGSQVSAPLFKRMAERMLKYLNIPPTEMPEHEPPQVVEVPNLTGLSVEQASEVIDTSGLMMRFIGSGNEILNQTPKAGAQVPLQTQVLAYLGGQDVGDEEVIVPDLTGKTMREAGEILGWLGLRMNGSGSGVAVGQQPAAESHVPRNSVIDVEFAAPGETGDTD comes from the coding sequence TTGCGCAGGAATACCGTATCTAATGTCACTGTGAAAAAAAGACTAATCTTCCTTTTCTTTTGTATGGTGCTGGCCATTGTGGCCCTTTTGCTGCGGCTGTTCTGGCTGCAGATTGTGGTGGCAGGCGAGCTTCAGGCAAAAGCATGGGATCAGTGGACGCGGGGTGATCCTGTCAGGGCACCGAGAGGCGATATTCTCGACCGAAATGAGCAGCTTTTGGCGGGGAGTGCCAGCTCGGTGTCTATTCTTGCTTATCCGGCCCAAATTGAGGATAAGGAAGAAGCGGCCCGGAAGCTGGCGCCGGTACTGGACATGGAGGAAGAAGCGGTGCTGGAGCGTCTGCAGCGGCAGAGCTCATCGGTTTATCTGAAAAGAAAAATGGATGAAGAAGATGTGTTGGAGATACGCAAGCTGGAAATACGGGGCATTCGCTTTTCGCTGGAGCCTAAGCGCTACTATCCCCATGAAAGGCTGGCCTCGCAGCTTTTGGGTTTTTCCGGCATTGATGAAGGATTAAGTGGTTTGGAGTACCGCTATGAAGAGGAGCTTAAGGGCCGGGACGGCCGGGCCGAGTTTCAGACCGACGGCCTGGGCCGCCAGATACCCCAGGGCGTGCAAACCTTTAATCCGCCCATAGACGGCCATGATTTGATTTTAACCGTGGACCAGAATATCCAGTTTATCATGGAACAGGAAATGGAGCGGGCCATGCTGGACTGGGAGCCTGAAGAGATTATAGCGGTAGCGGTTGATCCTAATACGGGTGGGATTCTGGGCATTGCCGGCAAGCCCGATTTCGACCCCAATAATTATGCAGATTACCCGCCGGAACAATGGCAGTTAACACCTGTTTCCAGTTCCATTGAACCCGGCTCCACCTTTAAGCTGGTTACCCTGGCTGCCGCCATTGAAGAGGGTGAATTCCATGCGGAAGAGGGTTTCTTCTGCAGCGGCTCCATGCAGGTGGCCGGCAGCACCATTGGCTGCTGGACCCGCAGCCGCGGCGGTCATGGCGCCATCAATTTTACCGAGGTGGTGTTAGGTTCCTGCAACCCCGGTTTCATTACTTTGGGCCAGCGGATAGGCTCCGAGAAACATATGCATTACCTGGAAGCATTTGGTTTTGGCCGGCGCACCGGTATTGATGTGATGGGCGAGGGCCTGGGAATTATGTTTACTCCCGAGCAGTTTGGCCCGGTGGAAGCGGCCACCACCTCCTTTGGGCAGGGTGTATCCGTAACGCCCATCCAACAGCTGATGGCGGTGGCGGCCATGATAAACGGCGGTTATTTGATGACCCCTTACGTGGTGGATGAAATCCGCGACAGCGAAGGGAATGTGGTGAGAAAAACCGAGCCGCAGGTTGTGCGCCGTGTTGTGTCTGAAGAAACATCGCAGGAAGTGCGGCGCATAATGGAGTTGGTTGTTACCGAGGGTAGCGGGATGAATGCCCATGTGGAGGGCTACCGTATCGGCGGAAAAACCGGTACGGCACAGAAAGTGGGTCCCGGCGGTGTATATATCTCCGGTGAGTATATTTTGTCATTTATCGGCTTTGTTCCCGCCGAAGATCCGCAAATTCTCCTCTACATTGCCGTGGATAATCCCCAGGGAGTGCCTCAGTGGGGTTCCCAGGTTTCGGCCCCGCTGTTTAAGCGGATGGCGGAGAGGATGCTTAAATACTTGAATATTCCGCCCACCGAGATGCCGGAGCATGAACCGCCTCAGGTGGTGGAGGTTCCCAATCTTACCGGACTGTCGGTGGAACAGGCCAGCGAAGTAATTGATACTTCCGGGCTAATGATGCGTTTTATCGGTAGCGGCAATGAAATTCTAAACCAGACGCCTAAGGCGGGCGCTCAGGTTCCGCTGCAGACCCAGGTGCTTGCCTATCTGGGTGGGCAGGACGTGGGAGATGAGGAAGTTATCGTTCCTGATTTAACTGGGAAAACTATGCGGGAAGCAGGGGAGATTCTGGGCTGGCTGGGCTTGCGCATGAACGGTAGCGGCTCAGGGGTGGCTGTGGGTCAACAGCCCGCCGCCGAAAGCCATGTTCCCCGCAACAGCGTTATTGATGTGGAGTTTGCAGCTCCCGGTGAAACTGGAGATACGGACTAG
- a CDS encoding septum formation initiator family protein, which yields MLLVAKKRVPQQSFYDQQRARQKVANKKMTNRRLAARKLTLMGAVLLCAMTAIVLVAHFAYVVDVNHQISARKQELAALQDENKHLQLEIASLRSPQRLEQAALEIGLQYPGEDQFVYLTAGASGN from the coding sequence GTGTTGTTAGTAGCAAAAAAAAGAGTTCCGCAACAATCTTTTTACGACCAACAGCGTGCCAGGCAAAAGGTGGCCAACAAAAAAATGACCAACCGGCGTTTGGCTGCCCGCAAACTTACTTTGATGGGGGCTGTGTTGTTGTGTGCTATGACGGCAATCGTCCTTGTAGCTCATTTTGCCTACGTAGTTGACGTAAATCACCAAATAAGTGCCAGAAAGCAGGAATTGGCTGCTTTACAGGATGAAAACAAGCATTTACAATTAGAGATAGCTTCATTGCGGTCGCCGCAGCGCCTGGAGCAGGCTGCTTTGGAAATCGGGTTGCAGTATCCCGGTGAGGACCAGTTCGTATATCTTACGGCAGGTGCTTCCGGAAACTAG
- the rsmH gene encoding 16S rRNA (cytosine(1402)-N(4))-methyltransferase RsmH — protein MMQFSHEPVLLQETLSALAPRPGEVFVDGTVGGGGHSRAILEKITPHGRLIAIDQDKNALAAAKETLAPWREHVTFVHNNFANLQDVLESEGVQKVDGILLDIGVSSHQLDEGERGFSFNTEAPLDMRMNRDKGVTAAQLVNELDAEELTRILRDYGEELWARRIAEFMVARRKNHGPIETTGQLVDVIKAAIPARARRRGPHPARRTFQALRIAVNDELGVLERAVNDGIDCLKTGGRLAVITFHSLEDRMVKKIFQHRAAGCQCPPGLPQCACGNQAHVKILTGKPVQAKEDELERNPRARSAKLRAVIKVLNGREGE, from the coding sequence ATGATGCAATTTTCCCATGAACCGGTTCTTCTGCAGGAAACTTTGTCTGCGCTGGCCCCCCGGCCGGGTGAAGTTTTCGTGGATGGAACGGTGGGTGGCGGCGGCCACAGCAGGGCTATTCTGGAAAAAATTACGCCCCACGGCCGGCTGATTGCCATTGATCAGGACAAGAACGCTTTGGCGGCGGCTAAGGAAACTCTGGCGCCATGGCGGGAGCATGTAACGTTTGTACATAATAATTTTGCCAATCTACAGGATGTGCTGGAGTCTGAAGGGGTGCAGAAAGTGGACGGCATACTCCTTGACATCGGAGTGTCAAGCCATCAGTTGGATGAAGGGGAGAGAGGATTCTCCTTTAATACAGAGGCGCCGCTGGATATGCGTATGAACCGGGATAAAGGCGTGACGGCGGCGCAGTTGGTCAATGAACTGGATGCGGAGGAGTTGACCAGGATTCTGCGTGATTACGGAGAGGAATTATGGGCGCGGCGCATTGCGGAGTTTATGGTTGCCAGAAGAAAAAACCATGGCCCCATTGAAACCACGGGACAGTTGGTGGATGTAATTAAAGCGGCCATCCCCGCCAGGGCCCGACGCAGAGGTCCCCATCCGGCCCGCCGCACGTTTCAGGCCCTGCGCATTGCGGTAAACGATGAATTGGGTGTTTTGGAGCGCGCGGTAAACGACGGTATAGACTGTCTGAAGACAGGTGGGCGGTTGGCGGTAATTACGTTCCACTCTCTGGAGGACCGCATGGTGAAAAAAATCTTTCAGCACAGGGCGGCGGGTTGTCAGTGCCCCCCGGGGTTGCCTCAATGTGCTTGCGGCAATCAGGCACATGTGAAAATTCTGACAGGAAAGCCTGTTCAGGCTAAAGAGGACGAGCTGGAGAGAAATCCGCGGGCGCGCAGCGCAAAACTGCGGGCGGTGATTAAAGTTCTAAATGGGAGAGAGGGTGAATAG
- the mraZ gene encoding division/cell wall cluster transcriptional repressor MraZ, translating to MFMGEYQHSVDGKGRLIMPAKFREALGERFVVTRGLDNCLFVYPMEEWTILEKKLKALPFTRSDARAFMRFFFSGAAECELDKQGRVLVPNNLRDHAKLLKDAVVIGVSNRVEIWSQEVWDSYSEETGLSFENIAEKIEDIEL from the coding sequence ATGTTCATGGGTGAATACCAACATTCGGTGGATGGAAAGGGGCGGCTTATAATGCCGGCCAAGTTCCGTGAAGCGCTGGGTGAGCGGTTTGTTGTGACCCGTGGGCTTGATAACTGCCTCTTTGTTTATCCCATGGAAGAGTGGACCATCCTGGAGAAAAAATTAAAGGCACTGCCCTTTACCCGTTCAGATGCCCGGGCTTTTATGCGGTTCTTCTTTTCCGGCGCCGCTGAGTGCGAGCTGGACAAGCAGGGTAGGGTGCTGGTTCCAAACAACCTGCGGGATCATGCCAAGCTATTAAAAGATGCGGTGGTAATCGGCGTTTCCAACCGGGTTGAAATCTGGAGCCAGGAAGTTTGGGATTCATACAGTGAAGAAACCGGCCTTTCCTTTGAAAACATCGCTGAAAAAATTGAAGATATAGAGTTGTAA
- a CDS encoding peroxiredoxin family protein: MKKYIFVFVAIVLLGVSIPVLSRLRAEGLAEGKTAPDFTLPVLMEEETISLTDMRGQVVLVNFWSAACPPCREEKPRMQRVYEELGEEGFTILAVNVNDIPGMAKSYIDENNFTFPVLKDDGEVSELYEVVFIPKSLLIDRDGVVRHVQVGAMEEDQLRSLVQEWL; encoded by the coding sequence ATGAAAAAATATATTTTCGTTTTTGTGGCCATTGTTTTGTTGGGCGTTTCCATACCCGTATTAAGTCGGCTGCGGGCCGAAGGGCTGGCAGAAGGGAAGACCGCACCGGATTTTACTCTGCCTGTGTTAATGGAGGAGGAAACCATTTCTTTAACGGATATGCGGGGGCAGGTGGTTCTGGTAAACTTCTGGAGTGCAGCCTGTCCGCCCTGCCGCGAAGAAAAGCCTCGTATGCAGCGGGTGTATGAAGAACTTGGCGAAGAAGGGTTTACTATTCTGGCGGTAAATGTGAATGACATCCCCGGCATGGCAAAGTCCTACATTGATGAAAACAATTTCACCTTTCCGGTGCTAAAGGATGACGGAGAAGTAAGTGAGCTCTATGAAGTGGTGTTTATTCCCAAATCATTGCTAATTGACAGAGACGGGGTTGTCCGTCATGTTCAGGTGGGGGCAATGGAAGAAGATCAGCTGCGCAGCCTGGTGCAGGAGTGGCTTTAG
- a CDS encoding cytochrome c biogenesis CcdA family protein → MEQGTMSLMIAFFAGVISFFSPCQLPLLPIYLGFLAGSMTDEDGKPQKNKAFVNSLNFVVGFSVVFIFLGLLASWFAAFFAAHQVTLQRVAGVLIILFGLHLAGILSPSVLQREKRMQYMPKTAGPGTAMLMGVAFGAGWTPCIGPVLGSILVYAAATGAGVSLLIAFSVGMALPFLLAALLVERVGRWVDRFAVYLPKLQRIFGFILVLFGIAVFTGILARFAIILY, encoded by the coding sequence ATGGAGCAGGGAACCATGTCTCTCATGATCGCCTTTTTTGCCGGGGTTATTTCTTTTTTCTCGCCCTGTCAGCTGCCGCTCCTGCCTATTTATCTGGGTTTTCTGGCCGGCTCCATGACGGATGAGGATGGAAAGCCCCAGAAAAACAAGGCGTTTGTTAACAGTTTGAACTTTGTGGTTGGTTTTAGTGTGGTCTTTATTTTCCTTGGCCTTTTGGCCAGCTGGTTTGCCGCTTTTTTTGCCGCCCACCAGGTGACTCTGCAGCGGGTGGCGGGAGTACTGATAATTCTTTTCGGGCTGCATCTGGCCGGCATTTTATCTCCGTCTGTGCTGCAGCGGGAGAAAAGAATGCAGTACATGCCTAAGACCGCCGGGCCCGGCACAGCCATGCTGATGGGTGTAGCCTTTGGTGCCGGCTGGACGCCCTGTATCGGTCCGGTGTTAGGCTCCATTTTGGTTTATGCCGCCGCCACCGGTGCCGGCGTGTCGCTGTTGATTGCTTTTTCAGTGGGTATGGCCCTGCCTTTTCTGCTGGCGGCCCTGCTGGTGGAGCGGGTGGGCCGCTGGGTAGATCGCTTTGCCGTGTATCTGCCTAAGCTACAGCGAATTTTCGGTTTTATCCTGGTGCTCTTTGGCATCGCTGTATTTACCGGCATTCTGGCGCGTTTTGCCATTATTCTCTACTGA
- the mgtE gene encoding magnesium transporter, whose product MSIQKSLQKIIKMIKERDTNLEEFFQNLHPSDFAEIVDDLTDEQKAELFDLLSDEEAAMVIQEMEELDQVVLFQLLTKKRASAILKEMASDDAADLLSELPENEARELLTLIDEDAEELRGLMKYPEDTAGGIMTTEYIAFPENMTVEEAIRRLREIAPEAETVYYVYVVTEEMQVSGVLSLRELIASADGTKLAEIMRKSLISVPVDMDQEEVARLVSKYDLLAVPVVDERQRLLGIVTVDDILDVLEEEATEDMYRRVGAAELESVDLVSASVPSILGRRLPWLIITLIGGLFVGSVIAVFEEALEAVAALVFFIPVIMDMGGNVATQSSTVFVRGVATGEISVEERWGYFMREIRIGVLMGVICGSTVAVAASFWQGDPMLGLVVGIAMSGTVTVAAIIGTLIPLVFSQFGIDPAYASGPLVTTIKDATGLLIYFSIAIRLLPELVNL is encoded by the coding sequence ATGTCCATCCAAAAATCACTGCAAAAAATCATCAAGATGATCAAGGAGCGGGATACCAACCTGGAGGAGTTTTTTCAGAATCTCCATCCCAGCGACTTTGCGGAAATCGTGGACGACTTAACCGATGAGCAGAAAGCGGAGCTTTTTGATTTGCTCAGCGATGAAGAAGCGGCCATGGTTATTCAGGAAATGGAAGAGCTGGATCAGGTGGTTCTGTTTCAGCTGCTCACCAAAAAACGGGCTTCTGCTATATTAAAAGAGATGGCCTCCGACGATGCAGCGGACCTTTTGTCTGAGCTGCCGGAAAATGAAGCCAGGGAGCTTCTCACTCTCATTGATGAAGATGCCGAAGAGCTGCGCGGATTGATGAAGTACCCCGAAGATACCGCCGGCGGCATTATGACCACCGAATACATAGCCTTTCCTGAAAACATGACGGTGGAGGAAGCCATTCGCCGTTTGCGGGAAATTGCCCCGGAAGCGGAAACTGTCTATTATGTGTATGTGGTGACCGAGGAAATGCAGGTCAGCGGTGTATTATCGCTGCGGGAGTTGATTGCCTCGGCAGACGGTACCAAGCTTGCTGAAATTATGCGCAAAAGCCTAATCAGTGTGCCGGTGGATATGGACCAGGAAGAAGTGGCGCGCCTGGTCTCCAAGTATGACCTGCTGGCCGTACCGGTTGTGGACGAACGTCAGCGGTTGCTGGGTATTGTCACCGTTGACGATATTCTTGACGTTTTGGAAGAAGAGGCCACAGAAGACATGTACCGGCGCGTTGGTGCGGCGGAACTGGAAAGTGTGGATTTGGTCTCGGCGTCGGTTCCCAGTATCCTGGGGCGGCGCTTGCCCTGGCTGATTATTACGCTTATCGGCGGTTTATTTGTAGGTAGTGTGATTGCCGTATTTGAAGAAGCGCTGGAGGCCGTAGCTGCGCTGGTCTTTTTTATCCCAGTTATTATGGACATGGGGGGAAACGTTGCCACCCAGTCTTCCACCGTTTTTGTCCGCGGGGTAGCAACCGGGGAAATCAGTGTTGAAGAGCGGTGGGGGTATTTTATGCGGGAAATCAGAATCGGAGTTTTGATGGGTGTCATTTGCGGAAGCACGGTGGCTGTTGCCGCCAGTTTCTGGCAGGGAGATCCTATGTTGGGCTTGGTTGTGGGTATAGCAATGTCGGGTACGGTGACGGTGGCAGCTATTATCGGCACGCTGATTCCCCTGGTGTTTAGTCAGTTCGGGATTGACCCTGCTTATGCCTCCGGTCCTTTGGTAACCACCATCAAAGACGCTACCGGGCTTTTAATCTATTTTTCCATTGCCATCAGATTATTGCCCGAGCTCGTAAATCTTTGA
- a CDS encoding metal-sensitive transcriptional regulator, with amino-acid sequence MHEERQNIINRLNRIEGQIKGIRKMIEEENSCAEVMMQIAAVKAAVNRVGTVMFETHFRDCLEKAIAEGEDLDFVDDVMKMLSKYIS; translated from the coding sequence TTGCACGAAGAACGTCAGAATATAATTAACCGCTTAAATCGCATTGAAGGGCAGATTAAGGGAATTCGCAAAATGATAGAAGAAGAGAATTCCTGTGCGGAAGTAATGATGCAGATTGCAGCGGTAAAGGCTGCTGTAAACCGGGTTGGCACAGTAATGTTTGAAACCCATTTCCGCGACTGCCTGGAGAAGGCTATTGCTGAAGGGGAAGATCTGGATTTTGTGGATGATGTGATGAAAATGCTTTCTAAGTATATTAGCTAG
- the aspS gene encoding aspartate--tRNA ligase, whose protein sequence is MQFRDIYCGEVKKEMVGQTVTLNGWVQRRRDHGKLIFLDLRDRSGLVQVVFNFEQNEEMFARAEEIRSEFVLTVRGQVVNRSEETINPKLPTGEIEVQAESLEILNKAKTPPFYIEDGVDVDENVRLKYRYLDLRRPEMQQSMIMRHKVSKLTRDFLDGEGFLEVETPMLTRSTPEGARDYLVPSRVNPGSFYALPQSPQLFKQLMMVSGAERYFQIARCFRDEDLRADRQPEFTQIDIELSFCDQEMILGMMEGLMAHLFEGVLDEQIPTPFPRLSYREAMERYGSDKPDTRFGMELKDVSGLVSDVDFKVFKQVLSSGGVVKGINATGCGGFSRRELDELTAFVAQYGAKGLAYMFVEEGGVRSPIAKFFSEDVLSEIVSAMDGKPGDLLLFVADKLDVAYHALGALRLHLGERLGLIDKSKRNFLWVVDFPLLFWDEDEKRYVANHHPFTAPRDEDLDKLETEAQNVLAKAYDLVLDGVEIGGGSLRIYRREIQEQMFKLLGFTPESAREQFGFLMDAFEYGTPPHGGIAFGLDRLVMLMAGKDSIRDVIAFPKTASASCLMTQAPSEVDARQLKELHIALDVPPKA, encoded by the coding sequence ATGCAGTTTCGTGATATTTATTGTGGCGAAGTAAAAAAAGAGATGGTGGGCCAGACCGTAACCCTAAACGGCTGGGTACAGCGGCGGCGCGACCATGGTAAGCTGATATTTTTGGACCTGCGGGACCGCAGTGGCCTGGTTCAGGTGGTTTTTAACTTTGAGCAAAATGAAGAGATGTTTGCCCGGGCCGAAGAAATCCGAAGTGAGTTTGTGCTTACAGTGCGCGGACAGGTGGTAAACCGTTCCGAGGAAACCATTAATCCCAAACTCCCCACCGGGGAAATTGAAGTACAGGCCGAATCTCTGGAGATTTTAAATAAAGCAAAAACACCGCCCTTTTATATTGAGGACGGTGTGGATGTGGATGAGAATGTGAGGCTGAAATACCGCTATCTGGATTTGCGCCGGCCGGAGATGCAACAGAGCATGATTATGCGCCATAAGGTGAGCAAGCTGACCCGGGATTTTCTGGACGGGGAAGGGTTTTTGGAAGTGGAAACTCCCATGCTGACCCGCAGTACTCCGGAAGGGGCCCGGGACTATCTGGTGCCCAGCCGCGTTAACCCCGGCAGTTTTTATGCACTGCCCCAGTCGCCCCAGTTGTTTAAGCAGCTGATGATGGTAAGTGGTGCTGAGCGGTATTTCCAGATTGCCCGCTGTTTCCGCGACGAAGATTTGCGGGCGGACCGACAGCCGGAGTTTACCCAGATTGATATTGAGCTTTCCTTCTGTGACCAGGAGATGATTCTGGGCATGATGGAGGGGCTGATGGCCCACCTTTTTGAAGGTGTCCTGGATGAACAAATCCCCACTCCTTTTCCCCGTCTCTCTTACAGGGAAGCCATGGAACGCTATGGCAGCGACAAGCCGGATACCCGCTTTGGCATGGAGTTAAAGGATGTCTCCGGGCTCGTCTCAGATGTGGACTTTAAGGTCTTTAAGCAGGTGCTCTCCTCCGGTGGTGTGGTCAAAGGCATTAATGCCACCGGCTGTGGCGGTTTCAGCCGCCGGGAGTTGGATGAGCTTACCGCCTTTGTGGCCCAGTACGGTGCCAAGGGCCTGGCTTATATGTTTGTGGAAGAAGGCGGTGTCCGGTCCCCCATTGCCAAGTTCTTCAGTGAAGATGTGTTAAGTGAAATTGTTTCTGCAATGGACGGAAAACCGGGCGATTTGCTGCTGTTTGTGGCGGATAAGCTAGATGTGGCTTATCATGCCTTGGGTGCGCTGCGCCTGCATCTGGGTGAGCGCCTCGGCCTCATCGACAAAAGCAAGCGCAACTTCCTGTGGGTCGTGGATTTCCCGCTGTTGTTCTGGGATGAGGACGAGAAGCGCTATGTAGCCAACCATCACCCCTTCACCGCGCCGCGGGACGAGGATTTGGATAAGCTGGAGACCGAAGCGCAAAACGTTTTGGCCAAAGCGTACGATCTGGTGCTGGACGGCGTGGAAATTGGCGGCGGGTCGCTTAGGATTTACCGCCGTGAAATCCAGGAACAGATGTTTAAATTGCTGGGCTTTACCCCGGAGAGTGCCCGGGAGCAGTTTGGTTTCCTGATGGATGCCTTTGAATATGGCACACCACCCCATGGCGGCATTGCCTTTGGCCTGGACCGCCTGGTAATGCTCATGGCGGGTAAAGATTCCATTCGCGATGTAATTGCCTTCCCCAAAACCGCCAGTGCCAGCTGCCTGATGACCCAGGCGCCTTCTGAGGTGGATGCTCGTCAGCTAAAAGAGCTGCATATTGCTCTGGATGTGCCGCCTAAGGCCTAA
- the hisS gene encoding histidine--tRNA ligase → MLTKVPRGTRDILPGDIETWQFFEEKVRELCRLFGYSEIRTPIFEHTELFLRGVGEVTDIVAKEMYTFTDRGDRSLTLRPEGTASVARAYAEHKLYGDAQPIKVYYIGPMFRYDRPQAGRYRQFHQFGVEVFGTSEPTLDAEVMALSLVFFRSLGLTEFTLEINSVGCPQCRRAYRDKLQEELKEKVDGLCPDCADRYDKNPLRILDCKNNKCQDITGDAPLMLGSLCGECDEHFTAVQEAMDALGEQYVVNPRLVRGLDYYTKTAFEIVSPVLGAQSSIGGGGRYDQLLSTIGGPDVPGIGFAIGIERVLLALEAAGTLPEAGGVLDVYVATAGAVPAPVALRLAMDLRGAGLAAEKDYLGRSLKAQMKYADKKQAKFLVILGDEEMQRGQATVRDMKDGSQQDVALADLVGYLAGQVKEAK, encoded by the coding sequence GTGCTGACCAAGGTGCCGCGGGGAACCCGCGACATACTGCCGGGAGATATAGAAACCTGGCAGTTTTTTGAAGAGAAAGTCAGGGAGCTGTGCCGGTTGTTTGGCTACAGCGAGATTCGCACCCCGATTTTTGAGCATACGGAACTTTTTCTGCGTGGAGTGGGTGAGGTTACAGATATTGTGGCCAAAGAGATGTACACCTTCACCGACCGGGGGGACAGGTCCCTTACACTGCGCCCGGAAGGGACCGCATCTGTGGCCCGGGCGTATGCGGAACATAAGCTGTACGGAGATGCCCAGCCCATCAAGGTTTATTACATAGGACCCATGTTTCGCTATGACCGGCCTCAGGCCGGGCGTTACCGTCAGTTTCATCAGTTTGGCGTGGAAGTGTTTGGCACAAGTGAACCGACGCTGGACGCAGAGGTCATGGCTCTATCTCTGGTATTCTTTCGCTCCCTGGGCCTGACGGAATTTACCCTGGAAATTAACAGTGTGGGCTGTCCACAGTGTCGGCGTGCATATCGGGACAAGCTGCAGGAAGAATTAAAAGAGAAGGTGGACGGACTTTGTCCCGACTGTGCCGACAGATATGACAAAAATCCGCTGCGTATTCTGGACTGTAAGAATAATAAGTGCCAGGACATCACCGGTGATGCTCCGCTGATGCTGGGCTCGCTCTGCGGCGAATGTGATGAGCATTTTACTGCGGTGCAGGAAGCCATGGACGCCCTTGGTGAGCAGTATGTGGTTAATCCCCGCCTGGTCCGCGGCCTGGATTATTACACCAAGACCGCTTTTGAGATTGTGTCCCCGGTGCTGGGAGCACAAAGCTCCATTGGCGGCGGCGGCCGTTATGACCAGCTGCTTTCCACCATTGGCGGCCCGGATGTGCCGGGTATCGGTTTTGCCATTGGCATAGAGCGGGTTCTTTTGGCCCTGGAGGCCGCCGGAACACTGCCTGAGGCCGGTGGGGTACTGGATGTGTATGTGGCCACAGCAGGAGCTGTGCCGGCTCCGGTGGCCCTTAGGTTGGCCATGGATTTGCGCGGTGCGGGCCTTGCTGCGGAAAAGGATTATCTGGGGCGCAGCCTGAAGGCGCAAATGAAGTATGCCGATAAGAAACAAGCAAAATTCCTGGTTATTCTGGGAGACGAAGAAATGCAGCGCGGGCAGGCTACCGTACGGGATATGAAAGACGGGTCACAGCAGGACGTGGCTTTGGCGGATCTTGTAGGGTACTTGGCCGGACAGGTTAAGGAGGCTAAATAG